The proteins below are encoded in one region of Triticum aestivum cultivar Chinese Spring chromosome 1B, IWGSC CS RefSeq v2.1, whole genome shotgun sequence:
- the LOC123113758 gene encoding YTH domain-containing protein ECT4, translating to MDLEANSELIFGEEFCFPANATYYPTPYGPTGITLPAELYEHQAIWRCGDQDLHYLGQQAEGTSYSYYVVPDYGIAHSPRGPYPSGHCAIADGRFARSREYLAKTADIACHQPVPIPHYDLPSAAQWGPASTSQTLMCNDSLFIPTDQGQSFPVVPKKGITWNPSLQSTSVSSKKFENHAMLSTVQLHSTDPWKQNLAAGSGTMVPAKLGRALQASRHSLHGGVPPVKSSPQTNPSYNYNASHVGSDLRKMAIAEKFQPSSKPRSYVNGLTGKLSSVCRLNLSKEKQPRGSTSSEIVATSYTSRLRIGNPEGKIIIKTDQYNRDDFEVVYPNAKFFVIKSWGEANVHKSIKYGVWSSGLQGNKKLDSAFRDAQMIAASSSTLCPVFLFFSVNESNHFCGVAEMVGPVDFQKDMDFWSMDRWVGSFPVRWHIIKNIPNVALKCILLRNNEDKPVTSSKNTQEIHYVPGTSMLRIFKGSKTNGCLLDCFMLYEAEEARGRKCRMSKLRRDAPRFIPVPKLSLRHAYVPRQPKADRILMDRIIRETHYLAGNGMQQSSWEEPGNLARYSAKASAQKENRSSGKQAREDVVKAVIYQQQPLASNMPAGPAGGQLTWEEVEVALVEKDRPQTAANISSKAPEESPTEVKNALVHSASSTPETIYEEKKVIGEHCARAISPPMSEACSSCLIGDVLRIGSMLVPMKMSN from the exons ATGGATCTCGAGGCAAACTCTGAGCTCATATTTGGAGAGGAATTCTGCTTTCCTGCTAACGCGACTTACTATCCGACTCCATATGGTCCAACTG GAATTACTCTGCCTGCTGAGTTGTATGAGCACCAGGCAATTTGGAGATGTGGTGATCAAGATCTACACTACTTG GGCCAACAGGCTGAAGGCACATCATACTCGTATTATGTTGTCCCTGACTATGGGATTGCACATTCTCCCCGTGGCCCTTACCCTTCAGGACATTGTGCTATAGCTGATGGCAGGTTTGCTAGATCCCGAGAGTATCTTGCTAAGACTGCTGACATCGCATGCCACCAACCAGTTCCTATACCCCACTATGATCTCCCATCTGCTGCACAGTGGGGCCCAGCTAGCACGTCGCAAACTCTTATGTGCAATGATAGTCTGTTCATCCCCACTGATCAAGGCCAAAGTTTCCCTGTTGTTCCAAAAAAGGGTATTACATGGAATCCATCTCTACAATCAACTAGTGTTTCTTCAAAGAAATTCGAAAACCATGCTATGCTATCAACAGTACAACTGCATAGTACAGATCCATGGAAGCAAAATCTAGCAGCTGGAAGTGGAACTATGGTACCTGCTAAACTTGGCCGTGCTCTACAG GCATCACGACACTCTCTACATGGGGGAGTTCCTCCTGTCAAGTCCTCGCCGCAGACTAATCCATCATACAACTATAATGCTTCACATGTTGGATCGGACCTCCGTAAGATGGCCATAGCTGAGAAATTCCAACCAAGCTCAAAGCCAAGAAGCTATGTAAATGGTTTAACTGGAAAGTTGAGTTCAGTGTGTCGGCTGAACTTAAGTAAAGAAAAACAGCCAAGAGGTTCGACGTCGTCAGAAATAGTTGCCACATCCTATACATCAAGGCTGCGTATTGGCAATCCAGAGGGGAAAATCATCATTAAGACTGATCAATATAACAGGGACGACTTCGAGGTGGTGTATCCCAATGCAAAATTCTTTGTTATCAAGTCTTGGGGCGAGGCAAATGTTCACAAATCCATCAAATATGGTGTCTGGTCGAGCGGTCTTCAGGGAAACAAGAAGCTGGATAGTGCATTTAGAGATGCTCAAATGATAGCTGCAAGCAGTTCTACCTTGTGTCCAGTTTTTCTGTTCTTTTCG GTCAATGAAAGTAACCATTTCTGTGGTGTTGCTGAGATGGTTGGCCCTGTTGATTTTCAAAAGGACATGGACTTTTGGAGCATGGATAGATGGGTTGGAAGTTTTCCTGtgaggtggcacattataaagaataTACCAAATGTCGCCTTGAAATGTATCTTGCTGCGGAACAATGAAGATAAGCCTGTCACCTCCAGCAAAAATACACAAGAG ATACACTATGTTCCCGGAACTAGTATGCTCAGGATCTTCAAAGGTTCAAAAACAAATGGATGTCTGCTTGATTGCTTCATGTTGTATGAGGCGGAAGAAGCAAGAGGCAGAAAATGCAGGATGTCCAAGCTTAGGCGTGATGCTCCACGTTTCATACCTGTCCCGAAGCTGTCTCTGCGCCATGCCTACGTTCCTCGGCAGCCCAAAGCTGACAGAATACTGATGGACAGAATTATCAGGGAGACGCACTATCTGGCAGGCAACGGCATGCAGCAGAGCTCATGGGAAGAACCTGGGAACCTGGCTAGATATTCTGCCAAGGCATCTGCACAGAAAGAAAACCGTAGCTCTGGAAAACAGGCTCGTGAGGATGTGGTGAAAGCTGTAATATACCAGCAGCAGCCCCTAGCTTCAAACATGCCGGCTGGTCCGGCTGGAGGACAACTAACCTGGGAGGAGGTTGAAGTCGCCCTGGTTGAAAAAGACCGCCCACAAACTGCTGCCAACATCTCATCGAAAGCACCTGAAGAGAGTCCAACTGAAGTTAAGAATGCCTTGGTGCACAGTGCATCATCAACTCCAGAAACGATTTATGAAGAAAAGAAGGTCATTGGGGAACACTGTGCTCGGGCAATCAGTCCTCCTATGAGTGAAGCCTGCTCAAGTTGCTTGATTGGTGATGTTCTGCGCATTGGTTCGATGCTGGTCCCGATGAAGATGTCCAACTAA